The genomic stretch CGGCCATATCCCCACCCGTAGTCTTGAGTCGGTGCATTTGTACCATACTGTTGGGTATACTGTTGCCTATTTTGCTCATAAATATCAATATTAGCTTTAGTTACATCTGCTTGATCCAGGGTAATTTCTCCTGCCTCTGCATATTTATCGACGATCCGTTTCTGCAACTCTAATATTTGTTGGTTCAAAGCCTCAATTTCCGTTTTTTGTTGATCTGTTATTGCTGCATATGTAGGAGCTGCTGCGAAAGCTAGGATGGAAAGAGAGGCAATAATAGTGATTAATCTTTTTTTCATATAAACTACCCCTTCAATACTATTCTAGTTAAGACAAACTTTTTTGCATGATTGGTACGTTACCAGCACCACCACCCTGAACGGCTCATCATCGAACCATTATTACCGTTCCAGCGGCTATTTCCGTAGTTGTACCAACCATTATCTGACCAGTTCCCAGGATTCATCTGACCATAGTAGGGATAATAAGATGGTCTTTGAGAGGATTCAGACTGATTTTGATCAGATTCTTGAGCAGCCCAGTATCCTTGTGGTGACATTGGAGCAGCGTTGACGTTTGAGGTGGATAATCCAACCGTTAGGAATGTAGCCGCAGCACATAGAATCAAGGTTTTCTTAAAAAATTTCATTTGTACACCCCCTTTTTTTATAAGTTAATTATATAATCCTTAAATCACAATAATGTTACGGAATTTTAACATTTTTGTGATAGGGATTCACCGTAATTTACCTGTTCGTTACTCCTTAAAAAGCACAGATGGCAGGCCCTTTTTAGGTAACCTGCCATTTGTGCCTTTTAAGATGTTACCACCTATAACCTGAACCGTTATTAGACATCATATTTCCGTTACCATTTCCGTTCCAATTTCCATTCCAACAATTCTGATCCCATTGAGGAGGACAATAATTGTATTGATAGTTTTGGCTTGGAGCTGGTGTTGAAGGCTGACTGGGAGCCGGTTTAGGAGTAGGTTTAGCTACTGCTGGCTTTTGAGGTGTCGGTTGAGTTGGTGTCTGTTGCTGCACAGTTTCTTGGGTAGGTGTTGTAGAAGCAGGAGTCTGTGTGGAGGGATCAGTCGTAGTTGAAGGAGTTGTAGCTGTTGGCGTTGTAGCACTGGGGGAACTCGTATTCATATTCATAACCATTGGATTAGGATCATTTTTAATCCAATCTGCCATTTTTTGTTCATAATCTGTAGAAGTTGCGGCTGTTGCAATTCCAGCTCCTCCAACAAATAGACCTAAAGCTAATGCACCTGTAAAGAGCTTGTTTCTGAAAATCTTCATAATCATTTTCTCCCTTCAATTGTCTTTATAATTTTTCAACTTGCATGTAA from Desulfitobacterium dichloroeliminans LMG P-21439 encodes the following:
- a CDS encoding YckD family protein, which gives rise to MKKRLITIIASLSILAFAAAPTYAAITDQQKTEIEALNQQILELQKRIVDKYAEAGEITLDQADVTKANIDIYEQNRQQYTQQYGTNAPTQDYGWGYGRGYYGGWGSNGGGYYGGCW